A window of Primulina tabacum isolate GXHZ01 chromosome 4, ASM2559414v2, whole genome shotgun sequence contains these coding sequences:
- the LOC142542980 gene encoding uncharacterized protein LOC142542980 has protein sequence MYNGIGLQTARGSGTNGYVQTNKFFIKPRTNKVAMESNKGFESGEGMAGVSRKANKDILEHDRKRKIQLKLLVLEEKLIDQGYTDAEIAEKLDEARKSLEAKDNVDEGSNSAVILERVSETQTHQIAALKEKQMETLKAALGIESEGDREKKRYDAMATSIEEDDDEDEPRNVHKKNTADIRKHHVENVRDEKDDTEKVFKTDTSSRVEPKFQREDKIRGVHNDSSDSDSDQKRGRKAKSKPKKDSRRVVTDDDSKIGVHKRREETSRTQKKSVKHNSDSSGSESQSGHSSDSGSESDRDKHYGKAHKRCDSDDDNCSDSSPNRSKLKHASKRRRRDDYSSDEDRGYKTKKSKSKRRSSYDDDSSDEGNHHSQKRTQPRYSRQQVSDVSSDEGPKNKTRRLKGPSRSKRHDSDDELYDDRSKKDDTEKHSNRADDTFKKLEQLYKSKEDESGDERDRGRWDGQPDGKAKKLYPTKDKGSGGSEIELDRQNKSYREENNARYSRPPRHSGKNLDTDDHGDALRSRKESRNDDKRDDHYREYYGRSRREWGDEEDLRGNKHDRDGGKDSSRKREEKLEHQQVKHGKDEEEEHRSRKDERERENTLKRARYDDARSTGRRDDDNRNDDRRPRHRS, from the exons ATGTACAACGGAATAGGATTGCAGACAGCGAGAGGTTCTGGCACCAATGGATATGTCCAAACCAACAAGTTCTTCATCAAGCCGAGGACCAACAAAGTTGCTATGGAGTCGAACAAAGGCTTCGAATCGGGTGAGGGAATGGCTGGAGTATCCCGAAAAGCCAATAAGGATATATTGGAGCACGACCGTAAGCGTAAGATTCAACTCAAGCTTCTTGTGTTGGAGGAGAAGCTGATCGATCAGGGTTACACTGATGCGGAGATTGCGGAGAAGCTTGATGAGGCGAGGAAGTCGCTTGAGGCTAAGGATAATGTTGATGAAGGGAGTAATTCAGCTGTCATCCTGGAAAG GGTTTCAGAGACGCAGACTCACCAGATTGCTGCACTGAAGGAAAAACAGATGGAAACGCTAAAagctgctcttggaatagaatCTGAAGGTGATAGAGAAAAGAAGCGCTATGATGCCATGGCCACAAGCATTGAAGAGGATGATGATGAGGATGAACCGAGAAATGTTCACAAAAAGAATACTGCTGATATTCGTAAGCATCATGTAGAGAATGTAAGAGATGAGAAGGATGACACTGAGAAGGTTTTTAAGACAGATACATCTAGCAGGGTTGAACCCAAGTTTCAGAGAGAGGACAAAATCAGAGGGGTACATAATGATTCATCTGACTCAGACAGCGACCAGAAGCGTGGGAGAAAGGCAAAGAGTAAACCCAAAAAGGACAGTAGAAGAGTAGTTACCGATGATGATTCTAAGATTGGTGTTCACAAGAGGAGAGAAGAGACATCAAGGACACAAAAAAAATCCGTAAAACACAACAGTGATTCTTCTGGTTCAGAATCTCAATCTGGGCATAGTTCCGATTCTGGTTCTGAGTCTGACCGTGACAAGCATTATGGAAAAGCTCATAAGCGTTGTGATTCAGATGATGACAACTGTTCTGATTCCAGCCCCAATCGTTCAAAGCTAAAGCATGCTTCAAAACGTAGACGACGTGATGATTATAGTTCTGATGAAGACCGTGGGTACAAGACTAAAAAGTCAAAAAGCAAACGTCGCAGTTCTTATGATGATGATAGTTCCGATGAAGGCAATCACCATAGTCAGAAGAGAACCCAGCCTAGGTACAGTAGgcagcaggtctctgatgttaGTTCTGATGAAGGTCCAAAAAATAAGACTCGGAGGTTAAAAGGACCTTCGAGGAGCAAGCGGCATGATTCTGATGATGAGCTCTATGACGACAGATCGAAAAAAGATGATACGGAGAAGCATTCTAATAGAGCTGACGACACATTTAAGAAATTGGAACAACTGTATAAATCGAAGGAAGATGAATCTGGAGATGAACGTGACCGGGGAAGATGGGATGGACAACCTGATGGGAAGGCAAAAAAGTTATATCCAACAAAAGACAAGGGGAGTGGGGGTTCTGAGATTGAATTGGATAGACAGAATAAATCATATAGGGAAGAGAATAATGCCAGATATTCAAGACCACCAAGACACAGTGGAAAAAACCTTGATACTGATGACCATGGGGATGCACTACGCAGTAGGAAGGAATCACGGAATGACGATAAGAGAGATGACCATTATCGTGAATATTATGGACGAAGTAGAAGAGAATGGGGAGATGAAGAAGACCTCCGTGGAAATAAACATGACAGAGATGGAGGTAAAGATTCAAGCAGAAAACGTGAGGAAA